The Streptomyces uncialis genomic interval GAGGGGGCCGCCTTCACGACCTACTGCGGTGGCAATCTCGGCGGCGAGAACGAGACGTGCGCGAAGGTTGCCGCTATCCCCGGTGCCGACGCATTCGTTGTCCGTGACACCAAAGAGGCCTCCGGCGGTGTGGAGCTGCGGTTCACCGGCTCCGAGATGGACACGCTGGCCGTTCAGTGGGTCCGCGAACGGGGACTGACGGCCTAGTCTGAGGCCCCCTCGCATCAACGCGGGCCGTCTTCAACGGACTTGAGGGCGGCCCGCCCTGGCCGAACGGAAAGTCACACCATGGGATGGCACACCAACACGCCCGGACACTGGCACGGGTACGTGTGGACGGGAAGCGGCAGAGAGCACGCAGACGAATCCTTGCGCCGCCCCGGTTTGGCGCTCAACCAACCTCACACCCAAGCCTTTATCGCGTCCAAGCTTCCGCCCCTCATGACTGGCCACTGGCTGTTGAAGCGCAGCCAGACTTCAGCTAGTCGGACGTGGACGGACGTAGCCGAAGCCGTTTCGTGGTTGATGGCGCAGTACGACAAGAACCCGCCGATGAAACGCGAAGACGGGTTGAAAGCGTACGTCGATCGAGAGCGCTGGAAGGCAGGAGCGTGCGACCGCCTGCCCGGCGGAACGGATATCCACTGGTGTTACTGGACTCAGAGTGGTTCCAAGACGTCATTCGCCGCCGTGTGCTGTCCGAATCATTTCCACCCCGAAATCCCGTGCCCGCTCCCACCCTCATGAATCCGCCCGACTGAAGGAGATCCCGTCATGTCGTTACGGTTCCTACTCCCCGAAAACGGCGTGCACGACCTGATCGAGTCCTGGCCGGACGACCCCCGCGTATACGAACGGGAGCCCTCGCCCATAGACCGGAGCATCACACCCGAATTCTTCGAGACATGGGCGTTCAGCGGATGCGTACCCGCTGACGAAATCGCTGTCATGAACCACGGAGCCAACCCGCCCCGCCCCAGCATCAACCCGGCCGGATACAAGACCAACGGCCGAACAGACGGCAAGAAACTCAGGCGGTACTACGAACAGGGTTTCACCATCCGGCTGGGGAACCTGCAAAGGGTCGTGCCGTTCCTGCACGCAGTGACACACCAAATTCAGCAGGAAACGGGATTCTCCAACTACGTGCACGCGTTCCTGACCCCTCCGGGCGGTCAGGGGCTCCGGCATCACTGGGATCAGCAAATGGCCATCATCGTGCAGATCGCGGGCACGAAGACATGGGAACTCTGGAAACCGAAATTCCCGGACCCGGTACGGACATACGCGGAGTCCACACGCGTATGGGATGAACGCTGGCGGGCGGAATGGGAAGCCAGCGGGCCGGACCACACCGTCGATCTGGCCCCGGGGCAGTCCCTCTTGCTCCCGCGCGGATGGGTACACAACCCGCATGCGCGCACCGCCAGCAAAAGCAGCATCCACCTTACATTCGCTATCCGGGAGCGAACCCCGCTCTGGCTGGCCGAACAGCTCACCGCCGGTTTGATCGAACAGGCGGAATTCCGCGCCCTGGTCATGCCCTCGGAAATCCACGGAGCAGGGTTGGCCGCGCGGCTCGAAGACACCCGGGCACGGCTGATCCAGTACCTAGAGACGCTGAACCCGCACGAGCACGTCACGGCCGTCCGTGCGGCCGCGCGCACCGAGCTGGAGTACACCACCTAGACCCCAGGAGGCCCCGCCCCTCGGATTCCCCCATGGTCGACGGGCGGGGCGCTCTCATGCCCACACACGGGCCATACCGGCCCTCTCTGCCCCGTACGCTGGCAGGTATGGCGGAAGAGACCCGGCTAGCTCTCGTACGGCGAGCACGACGCATCAACCGTGCCCTTGCCGAGACCTACCCGTACGCGCACTGCGAACTCGACTTCGTGAACGCGTGGCAACTGTTGGTAGCAACGGTGCTCAGCGCGCAGACGACGGACCTACGGGTAAACCAGGTGACGCCCGGACTGTTCGACAAGTACCTCCGTCCCGCTGATCTCGCCGGGGCTGAGACTGCGGACGTAGAGGCTCTGATCCGTCCTACGGGGTTCTTCCGGGCCAAGACCCGAAGCATCACCGGCCTAGCCGCTGTCATCGTGGCCGACTACGACGGCATGGTGCCGCGCACCCTCGCTGACATGGTGAAACTCCCTGGTGTCGGCCGTAAGACAGCGTTCGTTGTGATGGGCAACGCGTGCGCGTGTGACGAGTGCCGGGCGGGTGCTGGCGACCATGGTGCTAATGTGCAGACCCCCTTCGGGCGGCCTGGCATCACCGTCGACACGCACTTCGGGCGGCTGGTGCGGCGCTGGAAGTGGACCGCGGAGACCGACCCGGACAAGGTCGAGACGGCGGTCGGCGAGCTCTTCCCGCAGAGCGACTGGACGATGCTGTCGCACCGGGTGATCTTCCACGGCCGCCGGATCTGCCACGCCCGCAAACCCGCCTGCGGCGCCTGCCCGATCGCCCCGCTGTGCCCTGCGTACGGGGAGGGCGAGACCGACCCGGACAAGGCCCGCAAGCTGCTGAAGTACGAGAAGGGCGGCTACCCGGGCCAGCGGCTGAACCCGCCGAAGGAGTATCTGGAGGCGGGCGGTCTGCCCGCGCCCCCGCTCGGTGCGGCCACCGCCTCCGGGACGGCCGGATGACGGCACCGGCACCCGTGCGCCGGGCGGTGCGTACGGGTCCGGTGAGGGCGGAACCATCCGCGGGGGCGTGGGCGTTGAGGTCGTATGGACGGGGGTGCCCATGACGCACACAGGCAACGGCGACTTCGGCGGCGAGCGGGATCTCGCGCGCGGCGGCGCCGACCGTGACACGTCCCGGAACGGCCGTGCGGGCCCGGGGCCAGGTCGTCCGGGGCCGGGTCACAGAGCGCGCCCGGTGGGCCGTTCCGCGCCCGCCCCGGGAGCCGTGGAGATGGCCTACGGGCCCTTCCAGGGCGCTGTGGAGGTCCACAGCGGCGGTCTTCCGCCCTGGCTCGCCCCCGTCGCCCGGGCCGCCGAGACCGTCGAGCCCACCCAGCTCAGCAGATTCCTGCCGCCCGAGGACGGCGCGGGCCGTCAGTCCGCGGTGCTGGTCCTGTTCGGTGAGGGGCGCCGGGGCCCCGAGCTGCTGCTGATGGAGCGCGCGGGCTCCCTGCGGTCGCACGCGGGCCAGCCCTCGTTCCCCGGCGGCGCCCTCGACCCCGCCGACGGCGATCCGCACGGCGAGGGCCCGGTGCGGGCCGCGCTGCGCGAGGCGTGGGAGGAGACCGGTCTCGATCCGCACGGGGTACAGATCTTCGGCGTGCTCCCCAAGCTGTACATCCCCGTGAGCGGCTTCGTCGTCGCCCCTGTCCTCGGCTGGTGGCGTGAGCCCAGCCCCGTCGGGGTCATGGACCCCGCCGAGACGGCCCGGGTGTTCACCGTCCCCGTGGCCGACCTCACGGACCCCGAGAAGCGGGCCACCGCCGTCCACCCCGCAGGGCACAGCGGTCCGGCCTTCCTCGTGGAGTCCGCTCTCGTCTGGGGCTTCACCGCCGGTGTCATCGACCGGCTGCTCCACTACGCGGGCTGGGAGCGCCCGTGGGACCGCTCCAGACAGGTCCCGCTCGACTGGCGCGCGTGATCCTGGGTGCGCCCGCGCGGACCCGGGGCGCCCGCGCGCGGACCCGTGCGTGACAAGGTGGGCGACCGTGCGGTGCGCGACAGGGGCCCCGGCGGGCCCGGCCACGGCACGGAAATGGCGGACGGCGAGGCAATGCGAGGCGTGAAACGGTGAATGTGCTGGACATCCTGCTGCTGGTGGCCGCCGTGTGGTTCGCGATCGTCGGCTACCGCCAGGGATTCGTCGTCGGCATCCTGTCGGTCATCGGTTTCCTCGGGGGCGGGCTCGTCGCCGTCTATCTGCTGCCGGTGGTCTGGGACGCGTTCACGGACGACGCGGAGGTCGGGACCACCGCGTCCATCGTCGCCGTCGTCATCGTCATCGTCTGCGCGTCGGTCGGCCAGG includes:
- a CDS encoding DUF397 domain-containing protein encodes the protein MATPNLYSLPTEGAAFTTYCGGNLGGENETCAKVAAIPGADAFVVRDTKEASGGVELRFTGSEMDTLAVQWVRERGLTA
- a CDS encoding JmjC domain-containing protein, with protein sequence MSLRFLLPENGVHDLIESWPDDPRVYEREPSPIDRSITPEFFETWAFSGCVPADEIAVMNHGANPPRPSINPAGYKTNGRTDGKKLRRYYEQGFTIRLGNLQRVVPFLHAVTHQIQQETGFSNYVHAFLTPPGGQGLRHHWDQQMAIIVQIAGTKTWELWKPKFPDPVRTYAESTRVWDERWRAEWEASGPDHTVDLAPGQSLLLPRGWVHNPHARTASKSSIHLTFAIRERTPLWLAEQLTAGLIEQAEFRALVMPSEIHGAGLAARLEDTRARLIQYLETLNPHEHVTAVRAAARTELEYTT
- a CDS encoding endonuclease III domain-containing protein, coding for MAEETRLALVRRARRINRALAETYPYAHCELDFVNAWQLLVATVLSAQTTDLRVNQVTPGLFDKYLRPADLAGAETADVEALIRPTGFFRAKTRSITGLAAVIVADYDGMVPRTLADMVKLPGVGRKTAFVVMGNACACDECRAGAGDHGANVQTPFGRPGITVDTHFGRLVRRWKWTAETDPDKVETAVGELFPQSDWTMLSHRVIFHGRRICHARKPACGACPIAPLCPAYGEGETDPDKARKLLKYEKGGYPGQRLNPPKEYLEAGGLPAPPLGAATASGTAG
- a CDS encoding NUDIX hydrolase; translated protein: MAYGPFQGAVEVHSGGLPPWLAPVARAAETVEPTQLSRFLPPEDGAGRQSAVLVLFGEGRRGPELLLMERAGSLRSHAGQPSFPGGALDPADGDPHGEGPVRAALREAWEETGLDPHGVQIFGVLPKLYIPVSGFVVAPVLGWWREPSPVGVMDPAETARVFTVPVADLTDPEKRATAVHPAGHSGPAFLVESALVWGFTAGVIDRLLHYAGWERPWDRSRQVPLDWRA